A genome region from Desulforegula conservatrix Mb1Pa includes the following:
- a CDS encoding terminase large subunit domain-containing protein — protein MTENVETLLRYQKKWAEDKSEVAIIEKSRRTGVSWSEAGISTLEASSKSGMNAWYIGYNKDMAYEFILYCAWWAKLYNLAAGEIEETEEVFKDGDESKSILSFVIRFDSGWRITALSSRPANLRGKQGRVIIDEAAFHDQLGELLKAAMALLMWGGKVRIISTHNGVDNEFNELIKEVREGKKPYSLHRVTLDDALEEGLYQRICLKLGKEWTPEAEALWRQNLIDSYGEAAEEELFCVPSRSGGTYLPIGLIEARVNASTPVIRISRDEEFGRLPDEARAFDIRSWCEEELQHHVRAISDHPQVFFGADFARSSDLTVIWPLIKMQDFRLKTPFVLEIRNMPFRQQEQILFYFLDKLKGFAGGAMDARGNGQYLAEVAAQRYGFSRVIQTMLSEKWYLENMPPLKAALEDGTIYDMPADRDIQSDLRAFKVVRGVARIPDQRTSDKDGKKRHGDAGIALVMANHAARICSGFDDNIISGMKRETSRYLDRM, from the coding sequence ATGACAGAAAACGTCGAGACATTGCTTCGATATCAGAAAAAATGGGCTGAAGACAAGTCTGAGGTTGCCATTATCGAAAAGTCGAGACGAACAGGCGTTTCATGGTCTGAGGCTGGAATATCAACACTTGAGGCATCAAGCAAGTCAGGCATGAATGCCTGGTACATAGGCTACAACAAAGACATGGCCTATGAATTCATTCTGTACTGCGCATGGTGGGCAAAGCTCTACAATCTCGCTGCCGGTGAAATTGAAGAAACTGAGGAAGTTTTCAAAGACGGCGATGAAAGCAAGTCCATACTTTCCTTTGTGATCCGTTTTGATTCAGGCTGGCGCATCACGGCTCTTTCATCCAGACCCGCCAACCTTCGCGGAAAGCAGGGCCGGGTTATAATTGATGAAGCGGCTTTCCATGACCAGCTTGGCGAGCTTCTGAAAGCGGCAATGGCTCTCCTGATGTGGGGCGGCAAGGTTCGCATCATATCCACACACAATGGCGTGGATAACGAGTTCAACGAATTAATCAAAGAAGTAAGAGAAGGCAAAAAACCATACAGCCTTCACAGAGTCACCCTTGACGATGCCCTTGAAGAAGGTCTGTACCAGAGAATATGCCTCAAGCTTGGAAAGGAATGGACTCCTGAAGCCGAAGCGTTATGGCGACAGAACCTTATAGATTCCTATGGAGAGGCTGCCGAGGAAGAACTTTTCTGTGTGCCAAGCAGAAGCGGCGGAACATATCTGCCCATAGGCCTAATTGAAGCAAGGGTGAACGCTTCAACTCCGGTGATAAGGATTTCAAGGGACGAAGAATTCGGCAGGCTGCCCGATGAAGCCAGAGCCTTTGATATAAGATCATGGTGCGAGGAAGAACTCCAGCATCATGTCAGGGCCATATCAGATCATCCCCAGGTGTTTTTCGGGGCCGACTTTGCCAGATCCAGCGACCTTACAGTTATCTGGCCTCTAATAAAAATGCAGGATTTCAGGCTTAAAACGCCTTTTGTCCTTGAAATAAGAAACATGCCTTTCCGTCAGCAGGAGCAGATCCTCTTTTATTTTCTGGACAAACTGAAGGGTTTTGCAGGCGGCGCAATGGACGCAAGGGGCAACGGCCAGTATCTGGCAGAAGTCGCTGCCCAGAGATACGGATTCTCCCGCGTCATCCAGACCATGCTTTCAGAAAAATGGTATCTCGAAAATATGCCTCCCCTGAAAGCGGCGCTTGAAGACGGAACAATATACGACATGCCAGCAGACAGGGACATTCAGTCAGACCTGAGAGCGTTCAAGGTTGTGCGGGGTGTTGCAAGAATACCGGATCAGCGAACCAGTGACAAGGATGGCAAAAAACGCCACGGAGACGCAGGTATAGCACTTGTAATGGCAAACCATGCCGCAAGAATATGTTCCGGATTCGACGACAATATAATTTCAGGAATGAAGAGGGAAACCTCCCGCTATCTGGACAGAATGTAG
- a CDS encoding DUF3486 family protein, producing the protein MPSPSGVEKLPKEIKEWLDITLVDSNFSGYKQLEEELRERGFQISKSAIHRYGQNFEKRLSVVKMATEQAKAIVENTSDDEGAMSEALMRLVQEKIFTVLMDFEPDSEKPIKLDSLAKAVAELGRASVTQKKYAAEVRKKTEETAASVVQTARKGGLSDETVEQIKRQILGIAS; encoded by the coding sequence ATGCCAAGTCCAAGCGGTGTTGAAAAGTTGCCAAAGGAAATCAAGGAATGGCTGGATATCACCCTGGTAGACAGCAACTTCAGCGGGTACAAACAGCTTGAAGAAGAACTCCGCGAACGCGGTTTCCAGATCAGTAAATCAGCCATTCACAGATACGGGCAGAACTTTGAAAAAAGACTCTCTGTCGTGAAGATGGCAACAGAACAGGCAAAGGCAATCGTAGAAAACACATCTGATGATGAAGGGGCCATGTCAGAGGCTCTGATGAGGCTGGTTCAGGAGAAGATTTTCACCGTTTTGATGGATTTCGAGCCAGACTCTGAAAAGCCAATCAAACTTGACAGCCTCGCAAAAGCCGTGGCCGAACTTGGACGCGCTTCAGTCACCCAGAAGAAATACGCGGCAGAGGTAAGAAAAAAGACAGAAGAAACCGCCGCAAGTGTTGTGCAGACAGCCAGAAAAGGCGGCCTCAGCGATGAGACCGTAGAGCAGATCAAACGCCAGATATTAGGAATTGCGTCATGA
- a CDS encoding lytic transglycosylase domain-containing protein yields the protein MDFGNHLLEMAKLAAAKHELEPALVIAICEVESGFNPLAARHEPSFRYIVQKSDKPANCSLATEINLQKTSFGMMQVMGATARDLGLKGWITILVDPETGLEWGCRYLKRQMKRYESLGLDAVIASYNAGSPVYNNGRLQNQDYVDKVKAAMK from the coding sequence ATGGATTTCGGGAATCATCTACTGGAAATGGCAAAGCTGGCAGCTGCAAAACACGAGCTTGAACCGGCCCTTGTTATCGCTATCTGCGAAGTGGAAAGCGGGTTTAACCCTTTGGCGGCAAGGCACGAACCGTCTTTCAGGTATATTGTGCAGAAATCGGACAAGCCAGCCAATTGCAGCCTTGCCACAGAAATCAATCTCCAGAAGACAAGCTTCGGGATGATGCAGGTCATGGGCGCGACAGCAAGGGATCTGGGGCTTAAAGGATGGATCACTATACTTGTCGATCCTGAAACAGGCCTTGAATGGGGATGCCGTTATTTGAAGCGACAGATGAAAAGATACGAGTCTCTGGGGCTTGATGCCGTAATCGCATCATACAATGCGGGAAGCCCTGTTTATAACAACGGACGGCTCCAGAACCAGGACTATGTGGATAAGGTAAAAGCGGCAATGAAGTAA
- a CDS encoding head decoration protein, which translates to MPLVTYTQDEKAFVAKDNPVRIKKTIASGADLVQGTILGRVTASGKLKAYASGSSDGSQVPVAVLLEVAAAASADVDAVVGFAGVYVERNMTGLDAAAKLALEPKGIYFV; encoded by the coding sequence ATGCCGTTAGTAACGTATACCCAGGATGAAAAGGCTTTTGTCGCCAAGGATAACCCTGTCCGAATCAAGAAGACCATAGCTTCGGGCGCTGATCTTGTCCAGGGAACAATCCTTGGCCGTGTTACAGCATCGGGTAAACTCAAGGCTTATGCGTCGGGAAGCTCGGACGGCTCACAGGTTCCGGTCGCCGTGCTTCTGGAAGTTGCGGCTGCTGCGTCTGCTGATGTTGATGCAGTTGTTGGTTTTGCCGGAGTCTATGTGGAAAGAAATATGACAGGGCTTGATGCTGCCGCAAAGTTGGCGCTGGAGCCTAAGGGTATTTACTTCGTTTAA
- a CDS encoding major capsid protein: MDNIFKTRVISASVNKIKPVKTTVLDKVFGKKKQELSDRFAFDIKSSSERILKNIKVTESAQVTDKAGRKTVTCEAPRFAEKRLISAADLNAMRGFGDASAPELLKSRIADEQMDMRTSVDRTREFMAVKALTGQVVDESGAVIVDYGFVSAQKPVLTSTAKWDDAGDPMKNIRAWKKVISDEVTVDRFYAFCGSKAMDALLGNPKALEFLKYTIGNQLANEGRITNFGGLEIEEYFGTYKDASGNRQPLIPEGAFIIVGVGADIAAELFAPVVDLEAGGGVGSGNIADMFFSKAWDEKDPSGKWIKVEARPLPVLFQPGAVVYATVV, from the coding sequence ATGGACAACATTTTCAAAACGCGGGTTATTTCCGCATCCGTCAATAAAATCAAACCTGTCAAGACTACTGTCCTGGACAAGGTTTTCGGTAAAAAAAAGCAGGAGCTGTCCGACAGGTTCGCGTTTGACATAAAGTCAAGCTCCGAAAGAATTCTTAAAAATATCAAGGTGACCGAGTCTGCCCAGGTCACTGACAAGGCAGGCCGCAAAACCGTGACATGCGAGGCTCCGAGGTTTGCTGAAAAGCGGTTGATATCGGCGGCCGACCTCAACGCAATGCGGGGTTTTGGTGATGCGTCCGCTCCTGAGCTTCTAAAAAGTCGCATAGCTGACGAACAGATGGACATGAGGACATCTGTGGACAGAACACGCGAGTTCATGGCTGTCAAGGCGCTTACAGGTCAGGTTGTCGATGAGTCAGGCGCTGTTATCGTCGATTACGGGTTTGTGTCTGCCCAGAAACCGGTTCTGACATCTACCGCAAAATGGGATGACGCTGGCGATCCAATGAAGAACATCAGGGCATGGAAGAAGGTTATATCTGATGAGGTCACGGTTGACAGGTTTTATGCGTTTTGCGGGTCTAAAGCAATGGATGCGCTTCTTGGTAACCCTAAAGCCCTCGAATTTCTGAAATATACAATCGGGAACCAGCTTGCCAACGAAGGCCGAATCACCAATTTCGGAGGACTTGAGATTGAGGAGTATTTTGGCACTTACAAGGACGCTTCGGGAAACAGGCAGCCGCTCATACCGGAAGGCGCTTTTATTATCGTTGGCGTAGGCGCGGACATAGCAGCAGAGCTTTTTGCTCCTGTGGTGGATCTTGAGGCTGGTGGCGGAGTTGGTTCCGGCAACATCGCGGACATGTTTTTTTCCAAGGCCTGGGACGAGAAAGACCCTTCAGGCAAATGGATAAAGGTGGAAGCAAGACCGCTTCCTGTTCTCTTTCAGCCGGGTGCTGTTGTTTACGCGACGGTTGTTTAG